ATTTTGTCTCTTCGATTCATAGTCTCTCTGCGGGATCATTACTCGTCTTTTACTCCCTACCTGAATCGGCTCTGGGAGAGTGTCAATGGCAGGCCAAGACGAAACACCCAAGGCTTTTGCATATGTACGTCGCTGGCCTGCATCCTTGTGCCTTTCATCCTGTGGAGGACCATCTGGACCACGATCCAGAGACTCCCGAGCTCCACCATCGTCATCCTCCACAGCCATAGCTCCATTCTCCCCTGAATCgccagacactctctctcctccatgcATGGTCTAGTGACCTGACGAAGACAGAAAGAGAGGCTGGACTGATCGGAGTTCTTCAGATCCAGAGAAATCAGCAAGGGCTGGACTGATCGGTGTGTTCGGTGAAATCAGCAAGGGCTGGACTGATCCAGAGAAAACAGAGGAACCTGCTTTTGTGGTTGAACCGAGAATCAAAGAACGCACCAGAGATCAGTTCTTCAGTGTTCGGTGTGTTGGATCTGATCGGAGTTCGGTGAAGCTGTAATTCAgtggagaagagttttcagatctgctcggatctgctcggatctgctcagatctgcacttcttcttcttcttcttcttcttcttcttcttcttcttccttgctgctggaacaaccgaacctgcaacttacctttctctcctttccttgGCGCCGACAAATCCGCAGTGAAGATCGAATGTTGGATCTACGGGCAGATCCCTGACTCCTTGCATAAGGGTCTTCACTTCTGCAACGTCTTCACCGCCCTCAGTAGCAGAGAGTGTCGCAGCTTCTCTCAGCAGATCGATACCTATGGCTAAGCGAGAGACGCTCTCAGCAGATCTGCAGCTTCAGCAGATCGATACCTGTGGCTAAGCGAGAGACTTTCCAGTAGCAGAGAGTGTCTTCCCCTTCCGGTATGCCTAACCCTTAATCCTttattacttcttcttcttatataGTATGCATTCTTGTATTTTAAAGACAATATTTCTCTGTATGTACAACAGGGAGAGCAATATGAGCAGGACTGGGAGGATACTTGCATCAAGACTAGTGGGCTTAACGAGACCTGGTATTATTTTGGCGTTCAGTTTCTGAGCGACAGACTCTATCAAATGTGCCCTCccgaggtctctctctctctttcaatacACTTAAAGATTTATCTACGTcaatagtgagatgagatctgtttcattattaatggagaataaggttacaattACTCAATGTCCTCACACCCTTTTCAGATTACTTATAAAATAGTGAAAACCCTACACAGATAATTTACTGAAATACCATATAACCCTCGGCTTCTTAATGGTCTTCCAGAATCAACCCATTTATGTAAGGGACAGAATACAAGATATCGTAACTCCAATACACAcatactctttctctctcttttaagcTGGTTTTTACAAGGAACTTTTATGacaacttcatcttcttcttctctctttttttttttttgaaggataTTGAGCTAATGTATACACAGAGAAGGCCAGGATCGTTCTTTAACAATGAATTGGCTGGAGTACAACTTACAAATGAGAGTTATGGTTCAATTGATCGATATTATATTGTAACTGGGGATGATTTAGCAACATATCCTGAATTTCAACTCCAAATGATCGCAAATTATCCAGTGAAGGAGGTGAAGAAAACAGAAAGATCTGGTCATGAGGTCATGCTATCGAAGCCCTTAGAGTTGTCTGCTTATATCTTAGATTTTGCCAGACAATATCCTTCTTATTCTGCTAATGATGCTAAAGATACAGCTTGGGTGGAGATGAGAGCAAAACTAAATTCAATCCGGCGTGGTGCCTGGTGGGCTTGACCCTTACTGGATAaaaaacccggtctaattagtATGATTTGTTGTTGTACTACTATCTACTATCTggcaataaataaatgataacTGTGGCTTTCaatgcctttttctttttttttttaatatatatcaattcattgccaaaaataATCCTCTCCCCATGTGGGTACCTTCCCACATGAGATCCATCCCTCCATAGGGTATGCCAATGAGTTAGAGGGGGTTTGATCCCCTATGGAGAGCTGGATACCATGTGGGGAGGTACCCACAAGGGGAGAGGATCCAAACCCTTAGGGAACTCAAGGAGCAACTCAAGGACAACCCCCAAGGCTTTAAGAGGCCCCACTGAACATGGGAAATCCAAGGAGCTACAATTCAAACTAGTATtacaagaagaatatcatctcATAGTCTAAATTATAGATTTTTCTTCAACAACCAGGGACGATTTAGCACCAAACACCGATTTTTCAACTTGAGATGGTCACCAATTttctggaggaggaggagaatatGACAAAAAATCGATCATTAGATCATGCTATTGAAGCCCTAGCCTCAGAGTTCGTTTGATCATTTCTTagaaattgacaaaaaaaattttctcattttggTACTACTAGTGAATGACGAATTTCATCGATGGCTGTCATTGAACTTTGATGAATctcaaaaaatgatgaaagatattttgaatcttcaatAAACTGAAAGTGAGAGTAATAATGACACACGTaggtaatatttttttgttttccctatCTACTATCATATTAAGCGCCGCTGGTCTATTGAGCGTTAGTAGGGCCAATGGCCATCGACTCTTACACTCACTTACTCACACATAAATATGATAGAGTTGATTCCACAATCTCCTCCTCTAGGCACCAACTATTTAAGCTAAAGCTGCCATGCACCACTAGGCTAAGCTGGTGTTCATAAATACGTGGGGCACATATTTCCTTTATCTTGGGCacaggaaaactttctccaagaAAATATTACTTTTGAAAATGAAAGGGACCGATTGCCAAACATTACTCTCTCTTTCGTGTGTGTCTGTGTAGTCTCCCTAAGACACCCACAAAAAAATCTCGAAAACCCTAATAGCATTATGAGAATCTTGAGAGAGGAGCATTACAAATCCAATAAACTGTGAAAACATAATATCAAACAAGGACTCATCACGGATTTTTTGAAACCAGTCCCTCGGATAGATGCGAGGCCGGTTAGGGAGGAGGCTGCTGTGGAATCGGCAGTGCTGCCTGAACCTATCCATTCGGGCAGGAAGACCTTTGCGACAGTGGTGGGTAGATCCCTACCTGATGTCGATTCGCTACCTGAACCTATCCATGCGGGCTCTTGTACCAAAATAGTGATTCCCCAGGATGCTTATGAAGAGCGGCTCTCCAGATTTCGTTTTGCGTTGATCGGTAGAGCTAACTTTCGAATGATTTCGATGAATAATATTAGACAAGAGGCAAAGAACTGGAACCTAAAGGGCCAAATCAGAATGGCACCAATGGGTAGgggtttcattttatttcaatttgaaCTAGAAGGAGACATGTCTACTATGTGGCGGCGGAGCCCCCCTAAAGTTGGGGGACATTTCATCAGATTTCAAAGATGGACACCGGATTTCGACGTCCACGCGAAGAATGTTATGACGAAGCTCGTATGGATTCGTTTCCCAGACCTGCCTttggaatactggcatgagagAATCCTTCTCTCAATGGCAAAAACGGTAGGCAGGCCTGTGGCCTTGGACCAACGAACCCAAAGCGCTGCGATGGGGAATTTTGCCCGGGTCCAAGTGGAGGTAGAGATTAATGGAAAGAGATTGGATTAAATTTTAAGTGGAGAGACTGAAACCAGGAACCCAGGAGGTCTTCTGGTTTAAACAAGCCATTATCTATGAAGATGGGATGGCTAGATGTGGTTATTGCAGGAAGGTTGGACACTATGTCCAAAACTGTAGGGAGAAGATTGCGATGGAGTCAGCCAGGACTAAGCAGGGAGACGCTAGTCTTGATGCAACAAACCAGGACGCCATTGCCGGAGCTGAAGCAGCTGACACGGTTTCTGGCAGGGAGGAGAGGGGCCAGACGGTGGAGAGAAGATCTTCCCAAGTTGGAAGGAATCCAGATTCCGTAGAGTATGATTCTCCTTCCAacttgagaagaaatgaattgaACGGTAATATTCTAGACTCAAATGATGGGAGGACACATGGCAATGTTGAGATTGTCCTTCCCATCCATCATGGAACAATTATGGAAGCCAATCCGGCTGCATTCCTTGCAAAAGAGGGTCATTCCGAATCTGGTTCTGCTAATGAATCGGAGTACGGGTCGGATACCCTTGAGGAGGATGGAGCAATGGATGCGGGTCAATGATCAGTAGGTCTGTCCAGTTCTGGGTGGTCTATCTATGTTGCTGAGATGCACGAAGACCACGGTGACTCAGTTCGCGATACCTCTCAATCTATTATAGCCATCCCTAACACCCAAGTGGTTGATGGTAATGTAATCATTCATCACCGAGAGGTGAACGCCGCAGAAATTGAAGAGGATGGTCTCAGCCAAGTGCTacgaaggaagaaaaagaagggattaTCTATCGGCATTGCGGCGCAGGCTCAGAGAAAGTCTGGCCGTATTGGCTTCTCAAGAAGGTAATCCATGAATGTGCTATTCTGGAATATAAGAGGCATGAAGAAGGCTATTGCACAATTAGCCTTGAGTAACATTCTGAAGGAGAAGTCCCCTGAAATAATCTGCATTGCAGAACCTATGGTTGATGTCACTGCATTCCCTAAGCTTTTCTTTAATAGGCTGGGATTTGATATCGACTTTATCCATAATAACAGATCAGACAAAGTTCCAAACCTGTGGCTGATGTGGAAAAGAAATATTAGAAGACCGGACATTGTGTCTACGACCGACCAACATATTACCATCTCTCTAGAATGgcacaaaaaaattattagagTCTCTGTCGTCCATGCGAACTGCTTTCGAGCGAGAAGAAGAGATCTTTGGGCATCCTTGGCTGCCTCTGCGCCTGCTCAGACAATGCCTTGGCTTGTAGTTAGTGATTTCAACGCCATCTTGGCTTCAACTGAAAAGAGAGGTCCTGGAGCCTTTAATTTGGGGGCTGCAGCTGAGTTTGGTACTATGGTGGACTCTTGCGATCTCATGGCCCTTCCTTCTCAGGGAAGCAGGTTCACTTGGACCAATAATAGGAGGAGAGGGAACGTGCTGGCCAGACTGGATAGAAGCTTTTGCAATAAcgcctgggttgaattttttCATGAGGGAGTTCAGCAGGTTCTCCAGAAAATTGGCTCAGATCATGCtccaatctttatttcttcagTTCCCGGCGAAAAACCGAACAATTGCCCCTTCAGATTTCATAGACACTGGGTGGAACACAAGGATTTTTTATCTGTGGTCAGTGCTTCATGGAGCGGCTGGACTCTTAGCACCAACTTATATAGGGTTGCAGAGAAGCTTAAACGTCTTAAGGGCACCCTAAAGCTTTGGGCAAAAACTGAATTTCCGAATTTCAATATAGAGCTTGATCAGGCAAAAAAGGAGATGGAGGAGGTCCAAAAGAAAATTGACGAAGATGGTcttgatgattttttatttgctcAAGAGGCGGATGCCAAAACAAGGTATTTCAAGGCCATGGAGTATTATGAAAAAATGTGGGCTGAAAAATCGAGAATTCGATGGAAGAAGCTTGGGGACAGATGTACAAAATTCTTCCACCTTTCGCCGAAGATGCGAAGAATTAAAAACTCTATTAGATGCTTAAAGACAGATGATGGCGCTATCATATCAGAGCGATCAGACCTGGAACACTATATGGTGGACTTTTTCACTAATTTTCACAAAGCAGCGCCTGTGTCTGGGCATCCCTTGATCCTTGACTGCATCCCCCGCGAATTATTGCAGCGAGATAGAGATATTTTGGACAGAATCCCTTCAGATTTGGAGATCAAAGAGGTGGTCTGGAGCCTTGATCCTGCTAGCTCTCCCGGCCCTGATGGATTCCCTGGTGAGTTCTTCAAGCACTGCTGGGATATTATAGCATATGATGTTTGCAACGCTATTCGCTGCTTCTTTATTTCTGGAATCATGCCTCAGGGGATCaacaataattttctcttaCTTATCCCAAAGACTGAAGGGGCTGACTCTTTGGAATCAATTGTGTATGGGAAATTTTATTtgcaaaataatttctaaaactcTTGCTATGAGACTGGCAAGCTTCCTTCCGAGAATTATTTCTCGCTAGCAAGGGGCCTtccaaagagggaaaataatTCATACAAATATATACTTGGCTTCGGAGCTAGCTAATATGATGTCGACTGCGACGAGAGGAGGAGGGATGGGAGTTAAAATCGACATCAAGAAGGCCTTTGACACAATTGATTGGAGCTTTCTATTCTCAGTCATGAGGAAATTTGGATTCTCTGAAACCTGGATTGGATGGGTTCATCAGTTGTTAGATTCTGCAAAAATCTCCATTCTTCTGAACGGAGGACCCGTGGGTTACTTTAATGTTGGTCGGGGGCTGAGGCAAGGTGACCCCTTATCTCCTCTCTTATTTGTTTTGGCTGAAGAGGTCCTGTGTAGAGGGCTCAATATGCTAATCcgagagaagaaaatcaaaccCCTAAACGGCCCTCGTGGGATGCCTACCCCTAGTCATATGCTGTTCGCCGACGACATATTCATATTCATCAATGCATCTATAAGGTACGTCAAGAATCTTAAATCCTTCTTAATTATGTATGAAGAATACTCAGGTCAACACATCAGCTTGGAGAAGAGCAAGGTGTTTTTAGGGAACATCTCTGCTGCTAGAAAGCTGATAATAGGAGAGACGATGGGAATCCCAATTTGTAGTTTGCCCACTAAGTACTTGggtgtggaaattttcaaaggtaGAGTTAAGAAAGAATTCCTCCTCCCTGTGATGGACAAAGTTAAAGCGAGACTTGCGGGCTGGAAGGGAAGGCTGCTCTCTATGGCAGGTAGAGTGGAGCTTGCCAAAACTGTGGTGACGAGCATTCCCATGCATAGCTTTTCTGTATACTGGTGGCCATCTGAGCTCATCAAGATCATGGAGAAGTGGATTCGCAACTTCATCTGGACTGGAGATGTTGATACGTGCAGATCTATCATAGTAAGTTGGGATCAGTGTTGCAAACCAAAATCTGAGGGTGGTTTAGGTCTGCGCAGGTTGAGGGAGATCAATGAAGCCCTGCTGTCCAAGGCGGTTTGGAAGACGAAGCATGATGACGACCCAGCTTATAGATTTTTGAAAGCTCGCATCACTAAAGCAGATGGATCTCTTCGGAAAGGCTATAGGTCCTCTTCGATATGGATGGGTTTCCGGAAATTATGGGAGTTTGTCTCCTtaaaagaaagatggatcatCGGGAATGGAAGGAaactaaattttttaaatgatagaTGGCTGGGGCCTAAGACTATCGCTGAGCTTCTGGAGACAGAACAAAATTCAGACGAAGCATTCAGTGGTAAGGTTGATCGAGTCATTCAGAATTGCGAATGGAATTTCCCCAATTGCCAATCGAGTACAATGTCTGAAATCATCAACTCCATCATGGAAATCCCTCTTCCCCAATCTGAGTTCGAAGATAGGTGTGTTTGGAGCCCCAACACTGATGGGATTTTTTCGAAAAAATCAGCATGGAATACAATTAGGAGGAAAAAGGACTCAATCTCTTGGGAGGCGCTGATCTGGTCTAAGAAATTGCAACCGAGAATTTCTATCTTTGCGTGGAGAATCATGCATGGCAAACTACCTACTGATGCGGCAGTTATGAAAAGAGGAATCCCTATGGCTTCTAGATGCGATTTATGCAGAAGCTCGAGCGAGGATTTGGATCATATTTTGGTCCATTGTCAGTATGCAGAGAGAGTTTGGAATATTGTCTGTGAATGGTTTAATATTCCAAATAGGAAGCATGAGTCCCTTCATGCTCTGGCttcatggtggaaaaggaaaatgaagataGTTAATCTAAAAGAGGTCTGGTCAATCGCCTTTGCCATTTCAGCTGAAAAcatttggaaagaaaggaatgGGCGCCGCTTTGAAGAAAGGCAGAGACAACAAAGGCATGTGATTGAAATGATTAAGAACGACATTAGAGAGACTATTCCTAATGTGAAAACATCAATCAAATCCATGAGTGAAATTCTTTGTTGCAGGAGGCTGGGTCTGAACATTCTTAGCGCGGGCATTAAACCCCCCCTGGAAGTTTATTGGTGCAAACCGCTAACGGGGTGGGTCAAGCTAAACTTTGATGGAAGCTCTATTGGGAACCCTGGTAATGCAGGTGCAGGTGCAGGTGCAATCATGAGAGATCATAATGGCAGGTGTCTCTGGTCTTGCAGCATATATTTGGGAATTAGAGAAAATTATGAAGCAGAATTAGAAGGTCTAATGAATGGTCTCATGAAAGCAAAACAGTTAGCTATTCCATTCCTCGGGATAGAATCAGATTCAGCGGCTCTGGTTATGTCAATTCATCAGGGAAAAATTCCATAGATGGCTATGCAGAGATGGAACCATCTAAGGCAATTCCTGGGAAGTATTacatggaaaatcactcacaaCTATAGAGAAGGGAACTCGGTGGCAGACTTCCTAGCAAAGAAAGCTGCAAAATCAAGATGCTCGACAGTAAATGACGTTTTTCCTGGCCATATCTATGATATGATGGCGAGAGATGAATCTTCTAGACCCTCGTATAGATTTATGTAGTGAGCGGCCCTAGGTCctgctgatggctatgccgaaggtggggcctCGTGGCTTGCTCTgtgtttttgtttgttgtttgctggtatttttcttctttctcaataaattatccatttagcaaaaaaaaaaaaaaaaccaaaaatccaatgCCCCAAAACGCATTGTGTTCTCCCTAAAACACTCACAAATGTCTTCCCCATAAAGATTCTCTTGGTGTTAACATAGCCggattagtttttatttcttatccACTTATCCCCACTTTTTATGGGTACGCAACTCCCCATGGCTATGTCTTAATAAGGGAGGGCAGTGACTCACCTGTGAGAGCCTTTCTCATGGACCTACAAGTACCGAACAGTTATGAGATTAAGGAATAACTAAGTACGTTGAATCTCAAGATGCTTTATTACCAAGCATAAAATCACATGCTTGTCTTGAATGTGTTAATACATATCTTTAAGTGACTTAGTAAATCGCATGTCTGTCTTTTTGTGCAGTATATCCGTAGCTTAATTAATGTGAGAAAAATGAAATCAGACAGGGAATCCTCttttatattgtaattttttatttcaggcCCAGTAATGAAGTGGTAATAGTAATTCGTAGGATATCACCAATAGCAAAACAATCTCAATTTATAATTTCAGGTTGTACATTGATGTAAATCACTTTCTCCCTACTTGGtgaagtatttttctttttattataaaagaaaaataaatattgaaaaaCCTTAATGTAACTCTCCTTTATAGAAGGTAACCAAAGTTGGCTTCAAGGCATAATATTTCT
Above is a window of Macadamia integrifolia cultivar HAES 741 unplaced genomic scaffold, SCU_Mint_v3 scaffold1881, whole genome shotgun sequence DNA encoding:
- the LOC122065115 gene encoding putative methylesterase 19; this encodes MCPPEDIELMYTQRRPGSFFNNELAGVQLTNESYGSIDRYYIVTGDDLATYPEFQLQMIANYPVKEVKKTERSGHEVMLSKPLELSAYILDFARQYPSYSANDAKDTAWVEMRAKLNSIRRGAWWA